In Nocardioides cavernae, a single genomic region encodes these proteins:
- a CDS encoding class I SAM-dependent methyltransferase, whose product MTTTDQTTDRATEHEAQPAIDMEVLMQFVGSFVGDLGATMGAGNVLLGERLGLYRGLAAGPADARELATRTGTDPRYVDEWLRGQAAGGYVEHDPASGTYSMTPEKAFALTDPAGPVFLPGAFELALGALKALPEIEHAFRTGAGYGWHEHDHDVFTGCERFFRPGYLMHLLPEWIPALDGIGARLERGARVADLGCGHGASTVLMAQAFPASTFVGSDYHRGSIEAARQRADEAGVADRVRFDVAGAQALDERDLDLVTTFDCLHDMGDPVGAAQHVRGSLAADGTWMIVEPAAGDTVADNLNPVGRVFYGFSTFLCVPNAMSQSGGYALGAQAGGSAIRQVVTDAGFTRFRKVAETPFNHVYEARP is encoded by the coding sequence ATGACCACCACCGACCAGACGACCGACCGGGCCACCGAGCACGAGGCCCAGCCGGCGATCGACATGGAGGTGCTGATGCAGTTCGTCGGCAGCTTCGTCGGCGACCTCGGAGCCACGATGGGCGCGGGCAACGTGCTGCTCGGCGAGCGGCTCGGCCTCTACCGCGGCCTCGCAGCCGGGCCCGCGGACGCCCGCGAGCTCGCGACCAGGACCGGCACCGACCCGCGCTACGTGGACGAGTGGCTGCGCGGCCAGGCGGCCGGCGGGTACGTCGAGCACGACCCCGCGTCCGGCACCTACTCGATGACCCCGGAGAAGGCGTTCGCCCTCACCGACCCGGCGGGCCCGGTCTTCCTGCCAGGTGCCTTCGAGCTCGCTCTGGGCGCGCTCAAGGCCCTCCCGGAGATCGAGCATGCCTTCCGGACCGGCGCCGGCTACGGCTGGCACGAGCACGACCACGACGTGTTCACCGGCTGCGAGCGGTTCTTCCGCCCCGGCTACCTGATGCACCTTCTCCCGGAGTGGATCCCAGCCCTCGACGGGATCGGCGCGCGCCTCGAGCGCGGTGCGCGGGTCGCGGACCTCGGGTGCGGCCACGGCGCGTCGACCGTGCTGATGGCGCAGGCGTTCCCCGCCAGCACGTTCGTCGGCTCCGACTACCACCGCGGGTCCATCGAGGCTGCCCGGCAGCGGGCGGACGAGGCCGGCGTGGCCGACCGGGTGCGATTCGACGTGGCCGGGGCGCAGGCCCTGGACGAGCGCGACCTCGACCTCGTCACGACGTTCGACTGCTTGCACGACATGGGCGACCCGGTCGGCGCGGCCCAGCACGTGCGCGGCTCCCTGGCCGCCGACGGCACGTGGATGATCGTCGAGCCCGCCGCCGGCGACACCGTGGCCGACAACCTCAACCCCGTGGGCCGGGTGTTCTACGGCTTCTCCACGTTCCTGTGCGTGCCCAACGCCATGTCGCAGTCGGGCGGCTACGCGCTGGGGGCGCAGGCCGGAGGGTCGGCGATCCGGCAGGTGGTCACGGACGCCGGTTTCACCCGGTTCCGCAAGGTGGCCGAGACGCCCTTCAACCACGTCTACGAGGCGCGCCCCTGA
- a CDS encoding phosphoadenylyl-sulfate reductase gives MSLSTRAARDFKGTHTEGRAPEELRELVSHVGAELELAPAEVIIEWAVATFGDRFAITSSMGDAVLAHLASKVAPGIDVVFLDTGYHFVETIGTRDAVEATLPVNLRTVSTSLTVAEQDEQYGKDLYKTDPDLCCALRKVKPLADTLAEYDAWATGLRRAETHNRVIAPVVGWDARKGKVKVSPLARWSDEQVDQYVLDHGVLVNPLVHDGYPSIGCWPCTRRVAPGDDPRSGRWAGTSKTECGIHA, from the coding sequence ATGAGCCTCTCCACCCGCGCCGCCCGCGACTTCAAGGGCACGCACACCGAGGGCCGTGCGCCCGAGGAGCTCCGCGAGCTGGTCTCCCACGTCGGCGCCGAGCTCGAGCTGGCGCCGGCCGAGGTGATCATCGAGTGGGCCGTCGCGACGTTCGGCGACCGGTTCGCGATCACGTCCTCGATGGGCGACGCCGTTCTCGCCCACCTCGCCTCGAAGGTCGCGCCCGGCATCGACGTCGTGTTCCTCGACACCGGCTACCACTTCGTCGAGACCATCGGCACCCGCGACGCCGTCGAAGCGACCCTCCCGGTCAACCTGCGGACCGTGAGCACCTCGCTCACCGTCGCCGAGCAGGACGAGCAGTACGGCAAGGACCTCTACAAGACCGACCCCGACCTCTGCTGCGCCCTGCGCAAGGTCAAGCCGCTCGCCGACACGCTGGCGGAGTACGACGCCTGGGCCACCGGCCTGCGCCGCGCCGAGACCCACAACCGGGTCATCGCGCCGGTCGTCGGCTGGGACGCCCGCAAGGGCAAGGTCAAGGTCTCGCCGCTGGCCCGGTGGAGCGACGAGCAGGTCGACCAGTACGTCCTCGACCACGGCGTGCTGGTGAACCCCCTCGTCCACGACGGCTACCCGAGCATCGGCTGCTGGCCCTGCACGCGCCGCGTCGCCCCCGGCGACGACCCGCGCAGCGGCCGCTGGGCCGGCACGTCCAAGACGGAGTGCGGGATCCACGCATGA
- a CDS encoding sirohydrochlorin chelatase encodes MAAPALVALAHGSRDPRSAATIKALVAEVKAMRPDLKIETAFLDLSKPSFDTVVDRLVKAGHEEIVVVPLLLTEAYHAKVDVPEAIAAAMARHEGVRIQASRILGMEAAFLEVLDVRLREALKAARVRELDALVLAAAGSSDPLANQAVARIARTWGARHRLPVTAAFASAAPPAAGEAVRAFRAEGKRHIAVASFFLAPGRLPDRATELAVEAGAVAVSDPLGAHPAVARAILARYAVGAVELVPV; translated from the coding sequence ATGGCTGCTCCTGCTCTGGTTGCCCTGGCCCACGGAAGCCGGGACCCGCGTTCGGCCGCGACGATCAAGGCGCTCGTCGCCGAGGTCAAGGCGATGCGCCCCGACCTCAAGATCGAGACGGCCTTCCTCGACCTCTCCAAGCCGAGCTTCGACACGGTCGTCGACCGCCTGGTGAAGGCCGGTCACGAGGAGATCGTCGTCGTCCCGCTGCTGCTGACGGAGGCCTACCACGCGAAGGTCGACGTGCCGGAGGCCATCGCCGCCGCCATGGCCCGCCACGAGGGCGTCCGCATCCAGGCCAGCCGGATCCTCGGCATGGAGGCGGCCTTCCTCGAGGTGCTCGACGTCCGCCTGCGCGAGGCGCTGAAGGCCGCCCGAGTGCGCGAGCTCGACGCGCTGGTGCTCGCTGCCGCCGGTTCGTCCGACCCGCTGGCCAACCAGGCGGTCGCCCGCATCGCCCGCACGTGGGGCGCGCGGCACCGGCTGCCCGTCACCGCGGCCTTCGCCTCGGCCGCTCCCCCGGCCGCCGGCGAGGCGGTGCGAGCCTTCCGCGCCGAGGGCAAGCGCCACATCGCCGTGGCGTCGTTCTTCCTCGCGCCCGGCCGGCTGCCCGACCGGGCCACCGAGCTGGCCGTCGAGGCCGGTGCGGTGGCGGTCTCCGACCCGCTCGGGGCGCACCCCGCGGTCGCCCGCGCGATCCTCGCCCGCTACGCCGTGGGTGCGGTCGAGCTCGTCCCGGTCTAA
- a CDS encoding nitrite/sulfite reductase, with protein sequence MPDLRFTPQAAQHTEIPRPKRAEGQWALGYTEPLNKNEQSKKDDDPLNVRDRILYTYSRRGFDSIDPADLRGRFRWMGLYTQRAPGFDGGKTAQLEEEELDDRFFMMRVRTDGAILDAAALRALGEVSTAYGRNTADITDRNNIQYHWIEIESVPAIWERLEGVGLTTLEACGDSPRPFLGSPVAGIAKDEIIDGSEALAEIKRRILGNPDFSNLPRKFKTALTGHPSHDVAPEVNDVSFVGTVHPEHGPGFDLWVGGGLSTNPMLAHKLGVWIPLDEVADAWEGVAGIFRDYGYRRLRSKARLKFLLADWGKDKFREVLENEYLHRALVDNPSPEAPTTQGDHIGIHEQQDGRFYVGAAPVVGRIDGTTLSALGDLVERYDARGARLTAYQKLVVIGVAAEDTEAFADDLEKIGLTARPSNWRRSTMACTGIEFCKLAIVDTKERARRLVTELEKRFPDLDTEISVNVNGCPNACARTQVADIGLKGQLVMDADGHQVEGFQVHLGGALGLNPAMGRKLRAHKVTSAGLDDYVSAVVSAYLQDRTEGERFAAWVARADEVLLRGEPVAV encoded by the coding sequence ATGCCTGACCTCCGGTTCACGCCCCAGGCCGCCCAGCACACCGAGATCCCGCGCCCCAAGCGCGCCGAGGGTCAGTGGGCGCTCGGCTACACCGAGCCGCTCAACAAGAACGAGCAGTCCAAGAAGGACGACGACCCGCTCAACGTGCGGGACCGCATCCTCTACACCTACTCCCGCCGGGGCTTCGACTCGATCGACCCGGCCGACCTGCGTGGTCGCTTTCGCTGGATGGGCCTCTACACGCAGCGCGCCCCCGGCTTCGACGGCGGCAAGACTGCGCAGCTCGAGGAGGAGGAGCTCGACGACCGCTTCTTCATGATGCGCGTGCGCACCGACGGCGCGATCCTCGACGCAGCCGCCCTCCGGGCGCTGGGCGAGGTGTCGACGGCGTACGGCCGCAACACCGCGGACATCACCGACCGCAACAACATCCAGTACCACTGGATCGAGATCGAGAGCGTCCCGGCGATCTGGGAGCGCCTCGAGGGCGTCGGCCTCACCACGCTCGAGGCGTGCGGCGACAGCCCGCGCCCCTTCCTCGGCTCCCCCGTCGCGGGCATCGCCAAGGACGAGATCATCGACGGCTCCGAGGCGCTGGCGGAGATCAAGCGCCGCATCCTCGGCAACCCCGACTTCTCCAACCTCCCGCGCAAGTTCAAGACCGCGCTGACCGGCCACCCGAGCCACGACGTCGCGCCCGAGGTCAACGATGTCTCCTTCGTCGGCACCGTCCACCCCGAGCACGGCCCCGGCTTCGACCTCTGGGTCGGCGGCGGCCTGTCCACCAACCCGATGCTCGCCCACAAGCTGGGCGTCTGGATCCCGCTCGACGAGGTGGCCGATGCCTGGGAGGGCGTCGCCGGCATCTTCCGCGACTACGGCTACCGCCGCCTCCGCTCCAAGGCCCGCCTGAAGTTCCTCCTCGCCGACTGGGGCAAGGACAAGTTCCGCGAGGTCCTGGAGAACGAGTACCTCCACCGCGCGCTCGTCGACAACCCCTCCCCCGAGGCGCCGACCACCCAGGGCGACCACATCGGCATCCACGAGCAGCAGGACGGCCGGTTCTATGTCGGCGCAGCACCTGTCGTGGGGCGCATCGACGGCACCACGCTGAGCGCGCTCGGCGACCTTGTCGAGCGGTACGACGCCCGCGGCGCCCGGCTGACGGCGTACCAGAAGCTCGTCGTGATCGGCGTCGCGGCCGAGGACACCGAGGCGTTCGCCGACGACCTCGAGAAGATCGGCCTCACCGCCCGCCCGAGCAACTGGCGCCGTTCCACGATGGCCTGCACCGGCATCGAGTTCTGCAAGCTCGCGATCGTCGACACCAAGGAGCGTGCGCGCCGGCTCGTCACCGAGCTCGAGAAGCGCTTCCCCGACCTCGACACCGAGATCTCGGTCAACGTCAACGGCTGCCCCAACGCATGCGCGCGCACCCAGGTCGCCGACATCGGCCTCAAGGGCCAGCTCGTGATGGACGCCGACGGTCACCAGGTCGAGGGCTTCCAGGTGCACCTCGGCGGCGCGCTCGGGCTGAACCCCGCCATGGGCCGCAAGCTCCGCGCCCACAAGGTCACCAGCGCCGGCCTCGACGACTACGTCTCGGCCGTCGTCAGCGCGTACCTCCAGGACCGGACCGAGGGCGAGCGGTTCGCCGCCTGGGTGGCCCGCGCCGACGAGGTCCTGCTGCGCGGGGAGCCGGTGGCGGTCTGA
- a CDS encoding DNA alkylation repair protein has protein sequence MTYVGAVRAALAGAGDPARAAQQQAYMKSELPYVGLGAPALKAVLRPLLVEHRFVDRAQWEAAVLELWEDAEHREEWYAAIALLRHRAYRAWLDPDLLPLLEQLVRTGAWWDVVDEIAAHPVGQVLLDHRAVATPVIERWSVDPDSLWVRRTAMLAQLRHREQTDADLLERVLVANLDDTTYGREFFVRKALGWALRQHARTDPGCVRSFVTTYDDRLSGLSRREALKHLA, from the coding sequence ATGACCTACGTGGGGGCGGTGCGGGCGGCCCTGGCCGGGGCGGGGGACCCGGCCAGGGCTGCCCAGCAGCAGGCCTACATGAAGTCCGAGCTGCCCTACGTCGGCCTCGGCGCCCCGGCGCTCAAGGCGGTGCTGCGGCCCCTTCTGGTCGAGCACCGCTTCGTCGACCGGGCGCAGTGGGAGGCGGCGGTGCTCGAGCTGTGGGAGGACGCCGAGCACCGCGAGGAGTGGTACGCCGCGATCGCCCTGCTTCGGCACCGGGCCTACCGGGCGTGGCTCGACCCCGACCTGTTGCCGTTGCTCGAGCAGCTCGTGCGCACCGGCGCGTGGTGGGACGTCGTCGACGAGATCGCCGCCCACCCTGTCGGGCAGGTCCTCCTCGACCACCGCGCGGTCGCCACGCCGGTCATCGAGCGGTGGTCGGTGGACCCCGACAGCCTGTGGGTCCGGCGTACGGCGATGCTGGCGCAGCTGCGTCACCGCGAGCAGACCGACGCCGACCTGCTGGAGCGGGTGCTGGTCGCCAACCTCGACGACACGACGTACGGCCGCGAGTTCTTCGTGCGCAAGGCGCTCGGCTGGGCGCTGCGGCAGCACGCACGCACCGACCCGGGCTGTGTCCGGTCCTTCGTCACGACCTACGACGACCGGCTCAGCGGGCTGTCACGGCGGGAGGCGCTCAAGCACCTCGCATGA
- a CDS encoding alpha/beta fold hydrolase — protein MRAREPDEQGHVERGGVRIGYETFGFDGPDAATRPTVVFVPIDTIVHSRAWKGQVPYLAQHYRVVTIDPRGNGRTDRPTYSSAYDDLEFVADTVAVMDHLQLERATLVGICLSAWHAILVAHLHPGRVDGIVAVAPWVKDSTPPHRWRLEAQEGFEEERESYEGWALTNRHVWRDNWAAFPRFFFDQMLPEPHSTKQLEDVVGFACETTGETMLTAEDGAYFPETVEEGEQIMSGLTAPVLVVRGTDDRCQPPGRADTLVRLTGGEQLVIEGAGHLPMARHPVAVSRAIRRFVDRVHGFPAPPRPRRRRRPRVLYLSSPIGLGHVRRDLAVADAMRQQDPDLEVEWLTQSPVAAFLEQRGEVVHPASRLLASESGHFEAESGEHDLHAFDAVRRMDEVLVNNFMVFDDLVEREAYDLWIGDEAWDLDHFLHEHPDLKRAPFVWMTDFVGWVPMPEGGEREALLTADYNAEMVEHVARTPSLRDRSVFVGDPGDVVDLPLGPGLPTARSWTEEHFDFAGYVMGDRPDPARRGELRERFGWTDDDVVCVVSVGGSGVGHHLLRRVAAAYAPARQRVPGLRMVVVAGPRIDPGALDLPDGVEVHGFVPDLDLHHAACDIAVVQGGLSTTMELTAARRPFLYVPLGRHFEQQVHVRHRLDRHRAGRPLAYAEADPDRIAEELAACLAQPVDYLPVPSDGAARAARLALEAL, from the coding sequence GTGAGAGCACGGGAGCCTGACGAGCAGGGGCACGTCGAGCGCGGCGGCGTGCGGATCGGGTACGAGACCTTCGGGTTCGACGGGCCGGATGCCGCCACCCGCCCGACGGTGGTGTTCGTCCCGATCGACACGATCGTGCACAGCCGGGCGTGGAAGGGGCAGGTGCCCTACCTGGCGCAGCACTACCGCGTCGTCACGATCGACCCGCGCGGGAACGGCCGCACGGACCGGCCGACGTACTCCTCGGCCTACGACGACCTCGAGTTCGTGGCCGACACGGTCGCGGTGATGGACCACCTCCAGCTCGAGAGGGCCACGCTCGTCGGGATCTGCCTCAGCGCCTGGCACGCGATCCTCGTCGCCCACCTGCACCCCGGGCGGGTCGACGGCATCGTCGCGGTCGCGCCGTGGGTCAAGGACAGCACCCCGCCGCACCGCTGGCGACTGGAGGCACAGGAGGGCTTCGAGGAGGAGCGGGAGTCCTACGAGGGCTGGGCGCTGACCAACCGGCACGTGTGGCGCGACAACTGGGCGGCGTTCCCTCGGTTCTTCTTCGACCAGATGCTCCCCGAGCCGCACTCCACCAAGCAGCTCGAGGACGTCGTGGGGTTCGCCTGCGAGACCACGGGCGAGACCATGCTCACCGCCGAGGACGGCGCCTACTTCCCCGAGACCGTCGAGGAGGGGGAACAGATCATGTCCGGCCTCACCGCGCCGGTCCTGGTGGTCCGCGGCACCGACGACCGGTGCCAGCCTCCCGGACGCGCGGACACCCTGGTCCGGCTCACCGGCGGCGAGCAGCTGGTGATCGAGGGAGCCGGCCACCTGCCGATGGCGCGCCACCCGGTCGCCGTGAGCCGGGCGATCAGGCGCTTCGTGGACCGGGTCCACGGGTTCCCGGCACCGCCCCGCCCTCGTCGTCGTCGCCGTCCTCGCGTCCTCTACCTCTCCTCCCCCATCGGCCTGGGCCACGTGCGGCGCGACCTGGCCGTCGCCGACGCGATGCGCCAGCAGGACCCGGACCTCGAGGTCGAGTGGCTGACCCAGTCGCCGGTCGCGGCGTTCCTCGAGCAGCGCGGCGAGGTCGTGCACCCGGCCTCCCGGCTGCTCGCGAGCGAGTCCGGCCACTTCGAGGCGGAGTCGGGCGAGCACGACCTCCACGCCTTCGACGCCGTACGCCGCATGGACGAGGTGCTGGTCAACAACTTCATGGTCTTCGACGACCTCGTCGAACGTGAGGCCTACGACTTGTGGATCGGCGACGAGGCCTGGGACCTCGACCACTTCCTGCACGAGCACCCCGACCTCAAGCGCGCACCGTTCGTCTGGATGACCGACTTCGTCGGGTGGGTGCCGATGCCGGAGGGCGGGGAGCGGGAGGCCCTGCTGACGGCGGACTACAACGCCGAGATGGTCGAGCACGTCGCCCGCACCCCGTCACTGCGCGACCGGTCGGTCTTCGTGGGCGACCCCGGCGACGTGGTCGACCTGCCGCTCGGACCGGGGCTGCCGACGGCGCGGTCGTGGACCGAGGAGCACTTCGACTTCGCCGGCTACGTCATGGGCGACCGGCCGGACCCCGCGCGCCGGGGGGAGCTGCGCGAGCGGTTCGGCTGGACCGACGACGACGTCGTCTGCGTGGTCTCGGTCGGAGGCTCCGGCGTCGGGCACCACCTGCTCAGGCGAGTGGCGGCGGCGTACGCCCCTGCGAGGCAGCGGGTGCCCGGGCTGCGCATGGTCGTCGTGGCCGGGCCGCGGATCGACCCGGGTGCCCTCGACCTGCCGGACGGGGTCGAGGTGCACGGGTTCGTGCCCGACCTCGACCTGCACCACGCGGCCTGCGACATCGCCGTGGTGCAGGGCGGGCTGAGCACCACGATGGAGCTCACCGCCGCACGTCGGCCGTTCCTCTACGTGCCACTCGGGCGCCACTTCGAGCAGCAGGTCCACGTGCGACACCGGCTCGACCGGCACCGCGCCGGCCGCCCCCTCGCCTACGCCGAGGCCGACCCCGACCGCATCGCCGAGGAGCTGGCGGCCTGCCTGGCGCAGCCCGTGGACTACCTGCCGGTGCCCTCCGACGGGGCCGCGCGCGCCGCCCGGCTGGCGCTGGAGGCGCTCTGA
- a CDS encoding putative leader peptide, whose product MVTASTHAHLVVRRHVDLMRVGSATCWHR is encoded by the coding sequence ATGGTCACCGCTTCCACCCACGCACACCTTGTGGTCCGACGTCACGTCGACCTCATGCGCGTGGGCAGCGCGACCTGTTGGCATCGCTGA
- a CDS encoding glycine hydroxymethyltransferase, with protein MTDSLISSAYSQALEVIASVEPRIAEATRQELADQRASLKLIASENYASPAVLMTMGTWFSDKYAEGTVGHRFYAGCQNVDTVESLAAEHARELFGAPYAYVQPHSGIDANLVAFWSILANKVETPYLQKMQAKNVNELTEADWETLRHEFGNQRLLGMSLDAGGHLTHGFRPNISGKMFHQQQYGTDPESGLLDYDAVAAKAREFKPLVLVAGYSAYPRRVNFAKMREIADEVGAVLMVDMAHFAGLVAGKVFTGEEDPVPYAHITTTTTHKSLRGPRGGMVLAQEEFAADVDRGCPMVLGGPLSHVMAAKAVALAEARTTEFQDYAQRIADNAKSLADGFLTRGANLVTGGTDNHIVLLDVSSFGLTGRQAESALLDAGVVTNRNSVPADPNGAWYTSGVRLGTPALTTRGFGHDEFDTVAELIVDVLSNTEAGTTKAGGPSKASYVLGDGVADRVTKRSAEMLDKHPLYPGLVLS; from the coding sequence ATGACGGACTCCCTGATCAGCAGTGCGTACTCCCAGGCCCTCGAGGTCATCGCCTCGGTCGAACCCCGCATCGCGGAGGCCACCCGCCAGGAGCTCGCCGACCAGCGGGCCTCGCTCAAGCTGATCGCGTCGGAGAACTACGCCTCGCCGGCCGTCCTGATGACGATGGGCACCTGGTTCAGCGACAAGTACGCCGAGGGCACCGTCGGGCACCGCTTCTACGCCGGCTGCCAGAACGTCGACACCGTCGAGTCGCTCGCCGCCGAGCACGCCCGCGAGCTCTTCGGCGCGCCCTACGCCTACGTCCAGCCGCACTCCGGCATCGACGCCAACCTCGTCGCCTTCTGGTCGATCCTCGCCAACAAGGTCGAGACGCCCTACCTGCAGAAGATGCAGGCCAAGAACGTCAACGAGCTCACCGAGGCCGACTGGGAGACGCTGCGCCACGAGTTCGGCAACCAGCGCCTCCTCGGCATGTCGCTCGACGCCGGCGGCCACCTCACGCACGGCTTCCGCCCCAACATCAGCGGCAAGATGTTCCACCAGCAGCAGTACGGCACCGACCCGGAGAGCGGGCTGCTCGACTACGACGCCGTCGCTGCCAAGGCGCGGGAGTTCAAGCCGCTGGTGCTCGTCGCCGGCTACTCCGCCTACCCCCGCCGGGTGAACTTCGCGAAGATGCGCGAGATCGCCGACGAGGTCGGCGCCGTGCTGATGGTCGACATGGCCCACTTCGCCGGTCTCGTCGCGGGCAAGGTGTTCACCGGCGAGGAGGACCCGGTCCCCTACGCCCACATCACCACGACCACCACCCACAAGTCGCTGCGCGGCCCGCGCGGCGGCATGGTGCTGGCGCAGGAGGAGTTCGCCGCCGACGTCGACCGCGGCTGCCCGATGGTGCTGGGTGGCCCGCTGTCGCACGTGATGGCCGCCAAGGCCGTCGCCCTGGCCGAGGCCCGGACCACCGAGTTCCAGGACTACGCCCAGCGCATCGCCGACAACGCCAAGTCGCTGGCCGACGGCTTCCTGACCCGCGGCGCCAACCTGGTCACCGGCGGCACCGACAACCACATCGTCCTGCTCGACGTGTCGTCCTTCGGCCTCACCGGTCGCCAGGCCGAGTCGGCGCTGCTCGACGCCGGCGTCGTCACCAACCGCAACTCGGTCCCGGCCGACCCCAACGGGGCCTGGTACACCTCCGGCGTCCGGCTCGGCACGCCCGCGCTCACCACCCGCGGCTTCGGCCACGACGAGTTCGACACCGTGGCCGAGCTGATCGTCGACGTGCTGTCCAACACCGAGGCCGGCACCACCAAGGCCGGCGGGCCCAGCAAGGCGTCGTACGTGCTGGGCGACGGAGTCGCCGACCGCGTCACCAAGCGCTCGGCCGAGATGCTCGACAAGCACCCCCTCTACCCAGGCCTCGTCCTCAGCTGA
- a CDS encoding DUF5701 family protein codes for MALPSLPDQAERLVRLGVHDLAGIPADVLHEAAASGPSGSLLMTSAPASELAPLLRLGDKPGFVVEDMTDVDGFAPTVEVPPAPYAVVGLDRGDAFLNRTPAESVPEVLAAGRSPLTLTEGLHWVLQDPGALERNACFMTPGSRLRRADGSYDARTPALWISSGTGRDGRERRHAPKLGWCWWGNRHTWLGIASCERRTRA; via the coding sequence GTGGCCCTCCCCTCCCTCCCCGACCAGGCCGAGCGGCTCGTCCGCCTCGGCGTCCACGACCTCGCCGGGATCCCGGCCGACGTGCTGCACGAGGCGGCCGCCTCCGGCCCCTCAGGCTCCCTCCTGATGACCTCTGCGCCCGCCTCGGAGCTCGCTCCGCTGCTCAGGCTGGGCGACAAGCCGGGCTTCGTCGTGGAGGACATGACCGACGTCGACGGCTTCGCCCCGACCGTCGAGGTGCCGCCGGCGCCGTACGCCGTCGTGGGGCTCGACCGCGGCGATGCGTTCCTCAACCGGACGCCCGCGGAGTCGGTGCCGGAGGTCCTGGCCGCGGGCCGCTCGCCCCTGACGCTGACCGAGGGGCTGCACTGGGTGCTGCAGGACCCGGGCGCCCTCGAGCGCAACGCCTGCTTCATGACACCCGGCTCGCGGCTGCGTCGGGCCGACGGGTCGTACGACGCCCGCACGCCGGCGCTGTGGATCAGCAGCGGGACCGGACGCGACGGCCGGGAGCGTCGCCACGCCCCGAAGCTGGGCTGGTGCTGGTGGGGCAACCGGCACACCTGGCTGGGCATCGCGTCGTGCGAGCGGCGTACCCGCGCGTAA